From the Leptospira bouyouniensis genome, one window contains:
- a CDS encoding type II toxin-antitoxin system RelE/ParE family toxin, whose translation MSTKWKILYFTEKENQPSEIEIFINSKDERNQAKIFAWLDKLAELGPNLPRPYADLLIDGIHELRIKLSGSQIRILYFFCYKDYIILTNQFIKNTDKVPKAEINKAIKRRESFLQKYTEKILKELNL comes from the coding sequence GTGTCAACGAAATGGAAAATTCTTTATTTTACTGAAAAAGAGAATCAACCCTCCGAAATAGAGATTTTTATCAATTCTAAGGATGAAAGGAATCAGGCAAAAATATTCGCTTGGTTAGATAAACTGGCAGAGTTAGGGCCAAATCTCCCTAGACCATACGCTGACCTGTTAATTGACGGAATTCATGAATTAAGAATTAAACTTTCAGGATCACAAATTAGAATTCTATATTTCTTTTGTTATAAAGATTATATAATACTTACGAATCAATTTATTAAAAATACGGATAAAGTTCCTAAAGCAGAAATTAATAAAGCCATTAAAAGAAGAGAATCTTTCTTACAAAAATATACAGAAAAAATCTTAAAGGAGTTAAATTTATGA
- a CDS encoding helix-turn-helix domain-containing protein, with protein MRSLKNHLDNKLKSKSFKEKFEEEKELVNISIELQSLREKKGLSQSDLAKKAHVTQQQLSKIENGVNCNLSTFLKVCHALDLEISIKNRKLSA; from the coding sequence ATGAGATCGTTAAAGAATCATTTAGATAATAAGTTAAAAAGTAAATCTTTTAAGGAAAAATTTGAAGAAGAGAAAGAACTTGTTAATATCTCTATTGAACTGCAATCTTTGAGAGAAAAAAAAGGACTATCCCAATCTGATCTAGCGAAAAAAGCACATGTCACACAGCAGCAATTATCGAAAATTGAAAATGGAGTAAATTGCAATTTATCTACTTTTTTAAAAGTATGTCATGCGTTAGATTTAGAAATATCAATTAAAAACAGAAAACTTTCGGCTTAG